Proteins encoded within one genomic window of Polynucleobacter duraquae:
- the gluQRS gene encoding tRNA glutamyl-Q(34) synthetase GluQRS, with protein MPNFKNPSPPADGYRGRFAPSPTGPLHAGSLVAALGSWLDARKNHGKWLLRMEDLDAPRCIPGADQEILRQLLACGLSWDEEPTWQSKHQERYKQALERLNQLQIIYPCTCSRQAIANALEARGVTTPRNQEMVYPGTCRPHQIGTYDEVERPSTEVAWRLALPPEITMHFEDLALSKQTQDLNRDVGDFVLRRRDGIFTYQLAVVVDDAEQGITHIVRGADLLDNTARQIYLQRVLEYETPSYLHLPLVLDEHGEKLSKQTLASAIHIENAQQALQELRKAGMHLGLRDLPDGKETSIAEWLLAATQAWDRKITFS; from the coding sequence GTGCCGAACTTCAAAAACCCCTCACCCCCAGCCGACGGCTATCGCGGGCGATTTGCCCCCTCGCCCACTGGCCCGTTACACGCGGGATCGCTCGTTGCTGCCCTAGGGAGCTGGTTAGATGCCCGTAAAAATCATGGAAAATGGCTACTCAGAATGGAGGATTTAGACGCTCCCCGTTGTATTCCGGGGGCAGATCAAGAAATCCTGCGCCAATTGCTTGCTTGCGGCCTCTCTTGGGACGAGGAGCCAACCTGGCAATCCAAGCACCAAGAGCGCTATAAACAGGCCTTGGAGCGCTTAAATCAGCTCCAAATCATCTATCCCTGCACCTGCTCTCGACAAGCCATTGCAAACGCCCTAGAAGCTCGTGGCGTAACGACTCCCCGCAATCAGGAGATGGTCTACCCCGGAACCTGTCGCCCTCATCAAATTGGCACATACGATGAGGTGGAAAGACCATCAACCGAAGTCGCTTGGCGACTTGCCCTACCACCAGAGATCACCATGCATTTTGAAGATCTGGCCCTGAGCAAGCAAACTCAAGATCTCAATCGAGATGTAGGAGATTTTGTGTTGCGGCGCCGGGATGGCATATTTACTTATCAACTGGCCGTCGTGGTGGATGATGCCGAGCAAGGAATTACGCATATCGTGCGCGGGGCAGATTTACTAGACAACACCGCACGACAAATTTATCTGCAGCGGGTCTTGGAGTATGAAACTCCGAGCTACCTGCATCTACCTTTAGTGCTTGATGAGCATGGCGAGAAACTCAGTAAGCAAACTCTGGCAAGCGCCATTCATATTGAGAATGCGCAGCAGGCTTTACAAGAATTACGTAAAGCTGGAATGCATTTAGGACTGAGAGATCTTCCAGATGGGAAGGAAACTTCGATTGCTGAGTGGCTTTTGGCAGCCACCCAGGCTTGGGACAGAAAAATTACTTTTTCTTAA
- a CDS encoding GntR family transcriptional regulator: MMLTTPANTQNLHEAIFLKLRALLVEGAIAPGSKLNERELAEQLNVSRTPIREAIRRLAADGLVELIANRGAIAVQLSRDDIIHTFDVIANLEGFSGELAAQNISDQTLIELEALQYEMMASYARRDLSSYYRLNLKIHQAINHAANNPVLSQLFSQVNARIEALRFRSNQNGVKWEKAVEEHQEMLDALKARDSVRMRKVMMQHVMNKREVVIQLIDSESQEKVAA, encoded by the coding sequence ATGATGCTCACAACACCAGCAAATACACAAAACCTGCATGAAGCGATCTTTCTTAAGCTCAGGGCTTTATTGGTAGAGGGCGCCATTGCGCCGGGAAGCAAGTTGAATGAACGTGAGCTAGCAGAGCAGCTCAACGTCTCTCGCACTCCTATCCGCGAGGCGATTCGACGCTTGGCCGCTGATGGACTGGTTGAGTTAATTGCTAACCGTGGTGCCATTGCCGTTCAACTGAGCAGAGACGACATCATTCACACCTTTGATGTGATTGCCAATTTAGAAGGCTTCTCTGGAGAGCTAGCAGCACAAAATATTAGTGATCAAACACTAATTGAACTTGAAGCACTCCAATATGAAATGATGGCCTCGTATGCCCGCAGAGATTTATCAAGCTACTATCGACTCAATCTCAAAATTCACCAAGCTATTAATCACGCAGCGAACAATCCTGTCCTTAGCCAACTATTTAGCCAAGTCAATGCTCGCATTGAAGCGCTCCGCTTTCGCTCTAATCAGAATGGCGTCAAATGGGAAAAAGCCGTTGAGGAACATCAAGAAATGTTGGACGCATTAAAGGCTCGCGATAGCGTGCGGATGCGTAAGGTCATGATGCAGCATGTAATGAATAAACGTGAAGTCGTGATTCAATTAATTGACTCAGAATCTCAAGAGAAGGTTGCAGCATGA
- a CDS encoding DEAD/DEAH box helicase, whose product MINTVPEINSSTGATKSGATPATITFADFGLDPKIQKAVSEQGYNTPTPIQAQAIPHVLAGSDLMGAAQTGTGKTAAFVLPIIQKILRHASSSASPARHPIRALVLTPTRELAVQVAENAASYSKHTDLRAAVVYGGVDMKEQVAILRGGVEILIATPGRLLDHIGSKVANLSQVEILVLDEADRMLDMGFLPDLQRIIDLIPAQRQTLLFSATFSPEIKKLAQSYLRTPVTVEVARQNAAADTVKQVVHMVASADKQQAIVKVLEARTRQGLSRQCIIFTNSRLGCARLARSLERDGIKAGAIHGDKSQGERTLTLDAFKSGAIEALVATDVAARGLDIPSMPCVINHELPFNAEDFIHRIGRTGRAGSKGDAIALVDASEKRLLDDIEKLMKRKLDIQPLPEGSSRPAPSRNSSRSDAPAKMSDPFFYKPYEPTAVVKPASEAVNPTEKKVGIIPAKPAVGALLGGFKKK is encoded by the coding sequence TTGATAAATACTGTTCCTGAAATAAATTCCTCTACCGGCGCCACTAAGAGTGGCGCCACCCCAGCAACAATTACCTTTGCTGACTTTGGCTTAGATCCAAAGATTCAAAAAGCGGTATCTGAGCAGGGTTACAACACTCCAACTCCGATTCAAGCGCAAGCCATTCCGCACGTTTTGGCGGGAAGCGATTTGATGGGCGCGGCGCAAACGGGTACCGGTAAAACGGCTGCTTTTGTACTGCCCATCATTCAAAAGATTCTGCGTCATGCAAGTAGCAGTGCTTCGCCTGCTCGCCATCCGATCCGTGCTTTAGTATTAACGCCAACACGCGAGCTAGCGGTTCAGGTTGCTGAGAACGCAGCGAGTTATTCCAAGCACACCGATTTGCGTGCTGCCGTGGTTTACGGTGGCGTGGATATGAAAGAGCAGGTGGCCATACTGCGTGGTGGTGTAGAGATTTTGATTGCTACTCCGGGACGCTTGCTGGATCACATAGGCTCTAAAGTAGCCAACCTGTCTCAAGTAGAAATTCTGGTGCTAGACGAAGCCGATCGCATGCTCGATATGGGCTTCTTGCCTGACTTACAGCGCATCATTGATTTGATTCCAGCTCAGCGCCAAACTCTCTTGTTCTCAGCGACGTTTTCACCAGAGATTAAAAAGTTGGCACAAAGTTATTTGCGTACGCCGGTGACTGTTGAAGTGGCGCGCCAAAATGCCGCGGCAGATACTGTTAAGCAAGTAGTTCATATGGTGGCTAGTGCTGATAAGCAACAGGCAATTGTGAAAGTACTTGAAGCGCGTACTCGTCAAGGCCTATCTCGTCAGTGCATCATCTTTACCAACAGTCGTTTAGGTTGTGCAAGGCTAGCTCGCTCATTGGAGCGTGATGGTATCAAGGCTGGCGCGATTCATGGTGATAAGAGTCAGGGTGAGCGCACTCTCACTTTAGATGCCTTTAAGTCTGGAGCGATCGAGGCCTTAGTTGCAACCGATGTAGCCGCTCGCGGTCTGGATATTCCATCGATGCCTTGCGTGATTAATCACGAGTTGCCATTTAATGCTGAAGATTTTATACACCGTATTGGCCGTACAGGTCGCGCTGGTAGTAAGGGCGATGCAATTGCATTGGTTGATGCCAGTGAAAAACGTTTACTCGACGATATTGAAAAGTTGATGAAGCGCAAGTTGGATATTCAGCCATTGCCTGAGGGCAGCTCACGCCCCGCACCCAGCAGAAATTCGTCGAGATCAGATGCACCAGCAAAAATGTCAGATCCATTTTTCTATAAGCCTTATGAGCCTACTGCTGTAGTCAAGCCAGCATCAGAGGCTGTTAATCCTACTGAGAAAAAAGTCGGCATCATTCCAGCAAAACCAGCAGTCGGCGCTTTACTTGGCGGCTTTAAGAAAAAGTAA
- a CDS encoding pyridoxal-phosphate-dependent aminotransferase family protein — translation MLKLDNHLSGRHFLHIPGPSPVPSRILRAISYQTIDHRGPEFGEFGLKVLEGIKKIFKTEQPVIVYSASGTGSWEGALVNVLNPGDKVLFYETGQFANLWVALGKRLGLNVEVVGKPGQDTWRWGVDASVIEERLRKDTGHEIKAVCVVHNETSTGVTSNIAAVRKAIDSLKHPALLLVDTVSGLGSADYEHDKWGVDVTVSGSQKGLMLPPGIGFNALSAKAIEVSKTNKMPKSYWAWDEILESNKTGYWPTTPSTNLMYGLHEAIDMMTTEGLDTIFARHQRLAAACREAVNAWGLEIQCQDKDCYSPVLTCIATPEGMNADVLRKHALEKFNLSLGTGLGKIKGKAFRIGHLGDCNELSLMAALSGVEMSLGAIGYKPKASGVVAAQEFLK, via the coding sequence ATGCTAAAACTAGATAACCACCTCTCGGGGCGTCATTTCTTACATATCCCCGGTCCAAGCCCAGTACCTTCGCGGATCCTGAGAGCGATTAGCTATCAAACCATCGACCATCGCGGTCCTGAATTCGGGGAATTTGGTCTTAAGGTTTTGGAAGGTATTAAAAAGATTTTTAAGACCGAGCAACCAGTCATTGTTTACTCTGCCTCTGGAACCGGCTCATGGGAAGGTGCATTGGTAAATGTTCTCAATCCCGGCGACAAGGTGCTCTTTTATGAAACTGGTCAGTTCGCTAACTTGTGGGTTGCCTTAGGTAAGCGTCTCGGTTTAAATGTTGAGGTAGTGGGTAAGCCTGGTCAAGATACTTGGCGTTGGGGTGTGGATGCATCAGTAATTGAAGAGCGTTTACGCAAAGATACCGGACATGAAATCAAAGCAGTTTGTGTAGTTCATAACGAAACCTCTACTGGGGTTACTTCGAATATTGCGGCAGTTCGCAAGGCGATTGACTCACTGAAGCATCCGGCCTTGTTATTGGTTGATACCGTTTCTGGCTTAGGCTCTGCGGACTATGAGCATGACAAATGGGGCGTTGACGTGACTGTGTCTGGATCGCAAAAAGGTTTAATGCTGCCTCCAGGTATTGGTTTTAATGCGCTGTCGGCTAAAGCAATTGAAGTCAGCAAAACCAATAAGATGCCAAAGTCTTATTGGGCCTGGGATGAAATTTTAGAGTCCAATAAAACAGGTTATTGGCCAACCACTCCAAGCACTAATTTAATGTATGGCTTGCATGAAGCAATTGACATGATGACGACGGAAGGTTTAGATACTATCTTCGCCCGTCATCAACGTTTGGCGGCAGCTTGTCGTGAAGCAGTCAATGCATGGGGTCTAGAAATCCAGTGCCAAGATAAAGATTGCTACTCGCCAGTACTTACTTGTATTGCTACTCCAGAAGGTATGAATGCAGATGTTTTGCGTAAGCATGCCCTGGAGAAGTTCAATTTATCCCTAGGTACAGGTCTTGGAAAAATCAAAGGCAAGGCCTTCCGTATTGGTCATTTAGGCGATTGCAATGAGCTTAGCCTGATGGCTGCGCTGAGCGGGGTAGAGATGAGTTTGGGTGCGATAGGCTATAAGCCCAAGGCAAGCGGTGTTGTTGCTGCCCAAGAATTTCTAAAATAA
- a CDS encoding GlcG/HbpS family heme-binding protein: MATKPYLTQADVQKILDAADKHAAANNWAVTIAVCDDGGHLLGLIRRDTCAPVSAYIAQEKARTAAMGKRESRVYEEIINNGRTSFLSAPHISGMLEGGVNIEVNGFTIGAVGVSGVKSTEDAETAKAGIAAIL; this comes from the coding sequence TTGGCAACTAAACCGTATTTAACCCAGGCTGATGTTCAAAAGATTTTGGATGCAGCTGACAAGCACGCTGCAGCCAATAACTGGGCTGTGACGATTGCTGTCTGTGACGACGGTGGTCATCTCTTAGGTTTGATCCGTCGTGATACATGCGCTCCTGTCTCCGCTTATATCGCTCAAGAAAAAGCGCGTACTGCTGCCATGGGTAAGCGCGAGAGTCGTGTATACGAAGAGATTATTAATAATGGCCGCACTTCCTTTTTATCTGCCCCACATATTTCGGGGATGTTGGAAGGCGGCGTCAATATCGAGGTAAACGGGTTTACCATCGGCGCAGTCGGCGTTTCCGGCGTTAAATCGACTGAGGATGCCGAAACCGCAAAGGCCGGCATTGCAGCCATTCTGTAA